TTGCAGCCGTTGAAGGTAGAGATGATGAAATTGGAAAAAATTCTATTATGGATTTAATGAAAGCTGTAGATGAATTTATCCCACAACCAGATAGACCAAAAGATAAAGATTTCTTGATGCCTGTTGAGGACGTTTTCTCAATTTCTGGAAGAGGAACTGTAGTAACAGGTAGAGTAGAGTCTGGTATTATTAAGACTGGTGATGAAATTGAAATAGTAGGTATTAGAGAAACAAAGAAAACAGTTTGTACTGGAGTTGAAATGTTTAGAAAACTTTTAGATTCAGGAGAAGCTGGAGATAACATTGGAGCTCTTTTAAGAGGTGTTGAAAGAACTGATGTTGAAAGAGGACAAGTTCTTTGTAAACCAGGATCAATTACTCCACATACAAAATTTGAGGCTCAGGCTTATGTGTTGAAAAAAGAAGAGGGTGGAAGACATACTCCTTTCTTTACAAAATACAGACCTCAGTTTTATTTTAGAACAACAGATGTTACTGGTGAAGTTGAGTTACCTGCTGGAACTGAAATGGTTATGCCTGGTGATGATGCTAAATTTACAGTTAAACTTATTACACCAATTGCGATGAACGAGAAATTAAACTTTGCAATAAGAGAAGGTGGTAGAACAGTAGGAGCTGGAGTAGTAACTAAAATTATAGAGTAAACTCCATAGGAGTGTAGCTCAATTGGTAGAGCGCCGGTCTCCAAAACCGGAGGTTGGGGGTTCGATTCCCTCCGCTCCTGCCAAAAAGGTTACAGTATTATGAAAAACCCTTTAAAATTTATTCAAGATGTAAAGCAAGAGGCTTTTAAAGTCACTTGGCCAACAGGGAAAGAAACATTGCAAGGAGCTCTTATGGTTGTTGCAATGGCTATAATTGCATCTTTATTCTTTTTATTATTGGATCAAGTTTTGAAGTTCTTTTTAGAATTAATTCTTAAGGTAAGTTTATAATGAAAAATTGGTATATAGTTCAATCTCATTCTAGTTTTGAAAACAAAGTTGCTGGTTTAATTAAAGAGGAGGCTGAAAAAGCAAAAGTTTCCGATAAAATTGAGGAAATTATTGTGCCAACCCATGACATTACTGAAGTTAAAAGAGGGAAAAGAATTCAAAGAAAAAAGAAGTATTTTCCTGGCTATGTGCTCATAAAAAGTGAAATGGATAATGAACTTTATCATATGATTAAAGGCATTAAGAGAGTGAGTGGATTTTTAGGTTCAAAAGGAATGCCAATTCCAGTTTCAGATAAAGAAATTGAGAAAATTTTAGGTCAAATAAAAGATGGTGTAGCACAACCAAAATCTGCTATAGAGTACAGCGTTGGTGAAAAAGTTCAGGTGATCGATGGGCCTTTTGCATCCTTTAGTGGTCTTGTAGAAGATATTGATGAAGAGAAGCTAAGACTTAAAGTTTCGGTTTCAATTTTTGGTCGTCCAACACCTGTTGATTTAGAATTTAACCAAGTAGAGAAAGCAAGTTAATGGCAAAAAAAGAAATTAGTGGATACATAAAGTTACAAATTAATGGTGGACAAGCAAATCCTGCACCACCTGTTGGTCCTGCTTTGGGTCAAAGAGGAATTAATATCATGGAATTCTGTAAAGCATTTAATGAGAAAACAAAATCTTTTGCAGGTAAACCAGTGCCAGTAATAATTACAGTATATAAAGATAAAAAATTTGACTTTGTTTTAAAGTCACCACCAGCTTCACATTTTATCAAAGAAGCAGTAAAACTTAAAAGCGGTTCAAAAGAACCTGGGAGAAATATAGTTGCTTCAATTTCAAAGAAACAACTTGAAGAAATTGCTAAAAAGAAAATGGAAGACTTGAATGCACATGACTTAGAAGAAGCATCAAAAATTATTGCAGGATCTGC
The Candidatus Pelagibacter sp. RS40 DNA segment above includes these coding regions:
- the tuf gene encoding elongation factor Tu, which translates into the protein MSKEKFVRNKPHCNIGTIGHVDHGKTTLTAAITKVLAESGGAQFTAYDQIDKAPEEKERGITISTAHVEYETANRHYAHVDCPGHADYVKNMITGAAQMDGAILVVNAADGPMPQTREHILLARQVGVPAIVVYLNKVDQVDDKEMIDLVEEEIKDLLTSYKFPGDKTPIVKGSALAAVEGRDDEIGKNSIMDLMKAVDEFIPQPDRPKDKDFLMPVEDVFSISGRGTVVTGRVESGIIKTGDEIEIVGIRETKKTVCTGVEMFRKLLDSGEAGDNIGALLRGVERTDVERGQVLCKPGSITPHTKFEAQAYVLKKEEGGRHTPFFTKYRPQFYFRTTDVTGEVELPAGTEMVMPGDDAKFTVKLITPIAMNEKLNFAIREGGRTVGAGVVTKIIE
- the secE gene encoding preprotein translocase subunit SecE, with protein sequence MKNPLKFIQDVKQEAFKVTWPTGKETLQGALMVVAMAIIASLFFLLLDQVLKFFLELILKVSL
- the nusG gene encoding transcription termination/antitermination protein NusG yields the protein MKNWYIVQSHSSFENKVAGLIKEEAEKAKVSDKIEEIIVPTHDITEVKRGKRIQRKKKYFPGYVLIKSEMDNELYHMIKGIKRVSGFLGSKGMPIPVSDKEIEKILGQIKDGVAQPKSAIEYSVGEKVQVIDGPFASFSGLVEDIDEEKLRLKVSVSIFGRPTPVDLEFNQVEKAS
- the rplK gene encoding 50S ribosomal protein L11, translated to MAKKEISGYIKLQINGGQANPAPPVGPALGQRGINIMEFCKAFNEKTKSFAGKPVPVIITVYKDKKFDFVLKSPPASHFIKEAVKLKSGSKEPGRNIVASISKKQLEEIAKKKMEDLNAHDLEEASKIIAGSARSMGIEVKE